ATTCCTGCTCCTTCCCCTCTCGTTCGAGGAGTTGAGCCGGCAGACCGACTTTATCGATGAGAGGCGCTCCCTGGAACATCGCCTGGTGTTCGGATACTATCCGGAAGTTGTTTCGCGACCGGGCGAAGAGACAGGAATTTTGAAACTTCTCAGTGACAGTTATTTGTACAAGGACCTGTTCACCCTGGAGAAACTCAAGCGGCCCGCCTTGCTGGAGAAACTGGTCCGGGCCCTGGCCCTGCAATTGGGCAGTGAGGTGTCCTACAACGAAATCGCCCAGCTGATCGGGGCTGACAAGGAAACGGTGGAACGCTATATCGACTTGCTGGAGAAGGCCTTCGTGGTTTTCCGTTTGCCGGCGCTGAGCGGGAATGTACGCAACGAGATCAAGAAGGGGAAAAAGATCTATTTCTGGGACAACGGCATCCGCAATGCCGTCATCAACAACTTCAATCCCTTCGAAATGCGGACCGATAGGGGGCCTCTGTTCGAAAACTTCCTGATCAGCGAGCGAATCAAACTGCTCAATTATCATCGGCACCTGGCCAATTCCTATTTTTGGCGGACGGTGCAGCAGCAGGAAGTCGATTACATCGAGGAATCCGGCGGAGCATTCTCCGCATACGAGTTCAAATGGAGTCCGCGAAAGAAGGTCCGCTTCCCGAAAACTTTCCTGAATGGTTACCCCGGCAGCGCCACCCGGGTCATCCACCTGGAAAACCTCCAGGACTTCATCCTCTGGCCGGAGGAATGAAACGGTTGCTCCGGCAGGCAGCACAACACCTGATCATCAAGGAAGAAGCGGTGGACATGCGATGCTTGACCTCCACCGGAAGGAAGGCACATCCTTCCGCCAGGGTCCGGCGAGGTCGTCCCACCAGGGATTGTAGACGCGAAGCAGGGGGGCGAGATCTCGTTGGGGCATGGTCTTACCCTTTTCGGGACAATCAAATGCGCCTCATCGGAAAAATGTGTGCAGCATAAGGCCCATATCTGCCAAAGGCAAGTCATTTCATAGGATCTCAGTGGTTTCACTCCCAAACGTCTATTCTGAAAATGACTTCATCGCGGTGACGCTCTCTCCCAGTCCATCCTTGAACCGACAGCGTCGATTAAGGCGCGTACGCCCTGGTTGTCGGCGGGGTTGAGCCAAAGCATCCGTTCGAAGACCTGCCCGGCTTCCTCGAATCGCCGGAGCCGCCACAAGCACAGGCCGTAGCCCTTCAGACAGCGCAGATAGGGCCGGTTGTCGATGTGGAGCCATTGCAGCAGGCCGTCGAAATCCGGGGCGAGGGAGAGCTCGCCGATGCGGACGCCGGCCTCGAAGTGGCGGATGGCCTCTTGGGGGCTGTGTTGGAAGACGAAATTGCCCAGGTGGGCATGAGCGTCCAGGCAGCGCAGGTCGGCCAGGCAGAGCCCCATCAGGATCTTGTAAGCGGCCGCATGGTCTCCGGCCTCCCAGAGGTCGTTGGACCGGCAGATCGGGTCGGAGTCGGGGTCGCTCGGGTCGTGACCCGGCAGGACCTGCTCCATCTCGAACGAGGGACGAGGCCCTCGCGCGATGATCGGTTTGGCCCATTCCTCGATCGGGTCCTCCGGTTCGCCCCAGTAATGCTCCTCGGGGGTCCACTCTTCCCGGCTTTCGAGTTGGAGCGGCACGAGGCCCAGCGCTGGGATGTCGAGCCGCACGGACTCGATTTCACCCGACAGGTACGGATGGCCGGCGTAGCGCCACTGCTTGCGCGGCTTGATCACGGCGATCTCGCCTGGGGCGACCTCCACCCAACCGCTCGGCCGT
The sequence above is drawn from the Acidobacteriota bacterium genome and encodes:
- a CDS encoding ATP-binding protein; translation: MIKRTLQQNIVEQLFKGKAILLFGPRQTGKTTLCEMMTSTRTDVLWLNGDEPDIRQLLDTVTSTRLKQLFGSKKVIIIDEAQRIRNIGLTLKLITDQIRDVQVIATGSSALDLSSEIKEPLTGRKVEFLLLPLSFEELSRQTDFIDERRSLEHRLVFGYYPEVVSRPGEETGILKLLSDSYLYKDLFTLEKLKRPALLEKLVRALALQLGSEVSYNEIAQLIGADKETVERYIDLLEKAFVVFRLPALSGNVRNEIKKGKKIYFWDNGIRNAVINNFNPFEMRTDRGPLFENFLISERIKLLNYHRHLANSYFWRTVQQQEVDYIEESGGAFSAYEFKWSPRKKVRFPKTFLNGYPGSATRVIHLENLQDFILWPEE
- a CDS encoding cytoplasmic protein → MDWEPADLDRLIEEIATDADGEDEQLRAFLCAINDEDGLPGEGCVMGEHVSVMAIDYDGHPRRGLTARCRRADGSEHAVAASEVVMAPDLPGAKVLAAYRRWLGLDPLPKPAPAPIRPRPQPKVGLGDLDLSRPVELVVLAVKQQTVRCRPVGDDRVITIRPSGWVEVAPGEIAVIKPRKQWRYAGHPYLSGEIESVRLDIPALGLVPLQLESREEWTPEEHYWGEPEDPIEEWAKPIIARGPRPSFEMEQVLPGHDPSDPDSDPICRSNDLWEAGDHAAAYKILMGLCLADLRCLDAHAHLGNFVFQHSPQEAIRHFEAGVRIGELSLAPDFDGLLQWLHIDNRPYLRCLKGYGLCLWRLRRFEEAGQVFERMLWLNPADNQGVRALIDAVGSRMDWERASPR